A region from the Nitrospirota bacterium genome encodes:
- the ftsZ gene encoding cell division protein FtsZ, with amino-acid sequence MFELEDVRGKKANIKVVGVGGGGGNVVNNMIASNISAVDLIAINTDAQVLETSLATQKVQIGVSVTRGLGAGSKPEIGRQSAIEDRLQIAEALEGADMVFVTAGMGGGTGTGASPVVAGIARELGALVVGVVTKPFFYEGRQRMLNAEEGIKELAKNVDTLIVIPNDRIRLVVEMGTPLLESFSIANNVLKYAVQGIADLIVVTGLINVDFADVKTIMDKGGRSVMGMGIGKGEGRAREASKKAISNPLLESSSIEGAKRILINVTGGLDLTLGDAEEAASIIYDSADKEANIIFGAVIDPDIRDEIRVTIIAAGFDSEGEKKKPELEARKWTVPNINLKGSDRVLAKTLTDFPIEMPVDSMPFEEPLDVPTFLRKTHRQMEL; translated from the coding sequence ATGTTTGAGTTAGAGGATGTTAGAGGCAAAAAGGCAAATATCAAGGTTGTGGGTGTTGGAGGCGGAGGAGGTAATGTCGTCAATAACATGATTGCCTCCAATATAAGCGCAGTGGATTTGATAGCAATCAATACCGATGCACAGGTGCTTGAGACATCTCTTGCCACACAGAAGGTGCAGATAGGTGTTTCTGTGACGAGAGGGCTGGGTGCAGGCTCAAAGCCAGAAATCGGCAGGCAGTCTGCAATCGAAGACAGACTTCAGATTGCCGAGGCACTCGAGGGCGCAGACATGGTCTTCGTTACAGCAGGCATGGGTGGCGGCACAGGCACAGGAGCATCTCCTGTTGTAGCAGGCATTGCGAGAGAGCTTGGTGCCCTCGTAGTAGGAGTTGTCACTAAGCCGTTTTTCTACGAAGGCAGACAGAGGATGCTCAATGCAGAAGAAGGTATTAAGGAGCTTGCAAAGAATGTGGATACCCTCATCGTTATCCCAAACGATAGGATAAGGCTTGTTGTGGAAATGGGCACACCCCTTCTTGAATCTTTCTCCATAGCAAACAATGTCCTCAAATATGCAGTTCAGGGCATAGCAGACCTGATAGTCGTCACTGGACTCATAAATGTGGATTTTGCGGATGTAAAGACGATTATGGATAAAGGAGGCAGGTCTGTTATGGGCATGGGCATAGGAAAGGGCGAGGGCAGGGCACGGGAAGCCTCAAAGAAAGCCATTTCAAACCCCCTGCTCGAAAGCTCATCCATCGAGGGAGCTAAGAGAATCCTCATAAATGTAACTGGAGGGCTTGACCTTACACTCGGTGACGCAGAGGAGGCCGCTTCCATCATATATGACTCAGCAGACAAGGAGGCAAATATCATATTCGGTGCAGTCATTGACCCGGACATTCGAGATGAGATAAGGGTCACTATTATTGCAGCTGGCTTTGACTCAGAGGGCGAGAAAAAGAAGCCTGAGTTAGAGGCAAGGAAATGGACTGTCCCTAATATCAATCTCAAGGGCTCAGATAGGGTTCTGGCTAAAACACTAACTGATTTCCCCATAGAGATGCCAGTTGATTCGATGCCATTTGAAGAGCCTCTCGATGTGCCGACCTTCCTTAGAAAAACGCATCGGCAAATGGAATTATAG
- the ftsA gene encoding cell division protein FtsA, with the protein MKGKYIVGLDIGTTKVCVVAGRVLSGQTEIIGLGLSPSGGIRKGVVVDINATVDSIKKAVSEAESSSGLSIRTAYVGIAGSHIKCIESYGAVGIKGNEVTRQDVQKVIDSAASVYVPLDREVLHILPSDFIIDGQEGIVQPVSMSGVRLEAKVSIVTTSLPIIENLMKCCEKAGIRPVDIVLEPIASSMAVLKEEEMQSGVALIDMGGGTTDIAIYKDKRLRHTSVIPIGGNHITNDIAIGLRVSQKEAERLKKTYGTALVELFRDEMEIFGMNGEQRKNLPRKYIAEIIKPRCEELFSLIKTEIGEALNSDDTGRHQAKEHMLYSSVLTGGTSLLPGIDRVAEAIVGLAVRGSAAPDVNMPSANSAGVASPMYSTAIGLMLYGIDMESKTSIHESLIHRVSGIWRGWDMFGIKESLKVLTSKIF; encoded by the coding sequence GTGAAAGGCAAATACATAGTTGGTCTTGACATAGGCACAACAAAGGTCTGCGTAGTGGCAGGTAGGGTCTTATCCGGACAAACAGAGATAATCGGACTGGGGCTTTCTCCATCAGGAGGCATCCGAAAGGGTGTTGTGGTGGATATCAATGCCACGGTGGACTCTATAAAGAAGGCAGTCAGTGAGGCAGAGTCCTCTTCGGGTTTGAGTATCAGGACTGCATATGTGGGGATTGCAGGCAGTCATATAAAGTGTATCGAAAGTTACGGTGCAGTTGGCATAAAGGGTAATGAAGTGACAAGGCAGGATGTGCAGAAGGTTATCGATTCTGCGGCTTCTGTGTATGTGCCTTTGGACAGAGAGGTCCTTCATATCCTGCCTTCGGATTTCATCATAGATGGTCAGGAGGGAATCGTTCAGCCGGTTTCGATGTCAGGGGTGAGGCTCGAGGCAAAGGTTAGCATAGTTACGACATCCCTGCCGATAATCGAAAACCTCATGAAGTGCTGTGAGAAAGCAGGCATAAGACCTGTGGATATCGTGCTTGAGCCAATCGCATCTTCAATGGCTGTCCTTAAAGAAGAGGAGATGCAATCAGGGGTTGCCCTTATAGACATGGGCGGTGGAACAACGGACATTGCGATTTACAAAGACAAAAGGCTGAGGCATACATCGGTTATACCTATCGGAGGAAACCACATTACGAATGATATTGCCATTGGCTTGAGGGTCTCGCAGAAAGAAGCAGAAAGGCTGAAAAAGACATATGGCACTGCATTGGTAGAGCTTTTTAGAGATGAGATGGAGATATTTGGGATGAATGGAGAGCAAAGGAAAAACCTCCCAAGAAAATATATAGCTGAGATTATAAAGCCCAGATGCGAAGAGCTGTTTTCGTTAATAAAGACCGAAATAGGAGAGGCGCTAAATTCAGATGACACTGGCAGGCATCAGGCTAAAGAGCATATGCTTTACTCCTCGGTGTTGACAGGCGGGACCTCCCTTCTTCCGGGTATAGACAGGGTTGCAGAGGCAATCGTAGGGCTTGCTGTAAGGGGCTCTGCGGCGCCAGATGTAAATATGCCCTCTGCCAATTCTGCGGGTGTTGCCTCTCCTATGTATTCCACTGCCATTGGACTTATGCTTTATGGCATCGACATGGAGTCAAAGACATCTATCCATGAGAGCCTGATCCACAGGGTATCAGGCATCTGGAGGGGCTGGGATATGTTTGGAATAAAAGAATCTTTAAAGGTGTTGACAAGTAAAATTTTTTAA
- a CDS encoding FtsQ-type POTRA domain-containing protein — MRRSSNMRMSIRRNSQRRRLRLRLSCLLTASCILIVGTFLLYRQSFFPIKEVVFYGNKHLSEEEMKGLMGLRGNEDLMHIECNVLAGRLLRSPWIKSVKIRKQYPHRLIIKIIEAEPFALLETGDKVFIIDEEGRKLDKLKGESAQFLPVISHTGSINPSTFSEAVSLIKAVADIGMSGKQLKITGVDSMKDNLVMELDGTVVRIGDGQYDEKLTRFLELESEIKKRWETVAYIDLRFANRVVVKPLKEVIE; from the coding sequence ATGAGACGCTCCAGTAACATGAGGATGAGCATAAGGCGTAACAGCCAGAGAAGGAGATTGAGACTGAGGTTATCCTGTCTCCTTACTGCATCGTGCATCCTGATAGTAGGCACATTTCTTTTATATAGGCAGTCGTTTTTCCCAATTAAAGAGGTTGTCTTTTACGGCAATAAACATCTTTCCGAAGAAGAGATGAAGGGGCTTATGGGTCTCAGGGGCAATGAGGACCTTATGCATATAGAGTGCAATGTGCTTGCAGGGAGACTCTTGAGGTCTCCATGGATAAAGTCGGTAAAGATAAGGAAACAATATCCCCACAGGCTGATTATAAAAATCATAGAGGCAGAGCCATTTGCACTTCTTGAGACAGGAGATAAGGTTTTCATTATAGATGAGGAAGGGAGAAAGCTCGATAAGCTTAAGGGAGAGTCTGCCCAGTTTCTGCCTGTCATCTCTCACACAGGTAGCATTAACCCATCTACATTTTCTGAGGCAGTGTCCCTTATAAAGGCAGTTGCAGATATCGGCATGTCCGGCAAACAGTTAAAGATAACAGGTGTTGACTCTATGAAGGACAACCTTGTGATGGAGCTTGACGGCACAGTCGTCAGGATAGGCGATGGTCAGTATGACGAAAAACTGACGAGGTTTCTTGAGCTTGAATCCGAGATTAAGAAAAGATGGGAAACCGTTGCCTACATAGACCTTAGGTTTGCAAACAGGGTTGTGGTTAAGCCTTTGAAAGAGGTTATCGAGTGA
- a CDS encoding sigma-54-dependent Fis family transcriptional regulator, with translation MEKTKILIVDDEKDILRALEFLLSGEGYSVTKALSGEEAVEQIKKTDFDIVLTDLKMEKMDGIQVLEEAKRINPETTVILMTAYASVESAVDAMKKGASEYIVKPFINEEIRLTIKRQLEQMTLKRENIALRQELSQRRGRCREFIFSSESMQKVFDLLEKVIPTKSNVLLLGESGTGKGLIAEIIHCSSQRGDKPFITINCSAIPENLLESELFGYKKGAFTGAVSDKKGLIQMADEGTLFLDEIGDMPLSLQAKLLKVLDSGEATPLGDTKPRHSDIRLISATNHDIEKLAKEGRFREDLFYRINVVEIKLPPLRERKEDIPLLADMFVKRFASENHKNIKAIEETVLDVLLDYPWHGNVRELANVIERAVVITKANTIGIQDLPEKLTYKTKEESSLLREKINEYEKQVILHAYETNRHNKEATASSLGIDLATLYRKMKKLSIE, from the coding sequence ATGGAGAAAACTAAAATCCTCATCGTAGATGACGAAAAAGACATCCTGAGGGCACTTGAGTTTCTTCTTTCAGGAGAAGGATACTCTGTAACAAAGGCACTAAGCGGCGAGGAGGCAGTTGAGCAGATTAAGAAAACAGACTTTGACATCGTGCTTACTGACCTGAAGATGGAAAAGATGGATGGCATACAGGTCCTTGAGGAGGCTAAAAGGATAAACCCGGAGACTACCGTCATACTGATGACTGCATATGCCTCCGTAGAGTCGGCAGTGGATGCAATGAAAAAGGGTGCATCGGAATACATAGTAAAGCCATTTATAAACGAGGAGATTCGGCTCACCATAAAAAGGCAGCTAGAGCAGATGACACTAAAGAGAGAAAACATAGCCCTGAGACAGGAATTGAGCCAGAGAAGAGGAAGGTGCAGGGAGTTTATCTTCAGCAGTGAGTCCATGCAAAAGGTATTTGACCTCCTCGAAAAAGTCATACCTACAAAGAGCAATGTCTTACTCCTCGGTGAGTCAGGCACAGGCAAAGGCCTTATTGCAGAAATCATTCACTGCTCGAGCCAAAGAGGAGATAAGCCTTTTATAACTATCAACTGCTCTGCCATTCCAGAGAACCTTCTTGAGTCAGAGCTTTTCGGCTACAAAAAAGGAGCATTCACAGGTGCGGTCTCGGACAAGAAAGGTCTTATACAAATGGCAGACGAAGGCACCCTGTTTTTAGACGAGATAGGGGATATGCCCCTTTCTCTTCAGGCAAAACTTCTAAAAGTGCTTGACTCAGGCGAGGCCACACCACTTGGGGACACAAAGCCAAGACACTCTGACATAAGGCTTATCTCTGCAACAAACCATGATATAGAAAAACTGGCTAAGGAAGGTAGATTCAGGGAAGACCTATTCTACAGAATCAATGTCGTTGAGATAAAACTGCCTCCTCTTAGAGAAAGGAAAGAAGACATTCCGCTTCTTGCGGATATGTTCGTCAAAAGATTCGCATCGGAAAACCATAAAAACATAAAGGCAATAGAGGAGACCGTTTTAGATGTCCTGTTAGATTACCCATGGCATGGAAATGTGAGGGAGCTTGCAAATGTCATTGAAAGGGCAGTGGTCATAACAAAGGCAAACACTATTGGCATACAAGACCTGCCTGAAAAACTGACATACAAGACAAAGGAAGAGTCCTCTTTACTTCGGGAAAAAATAAATGAGTACGAAAAACAGGTAATCCTCCATGCCTACGAGACAAACAGACACAACAAGGAGGCAACTGCCTCTTCCTTAGGGATTGACCTTGCAACACTTTATAGAAAGATGAAGAAGCTAAGCATAGAGTAA
- a CDS encoding DUF3786 domain-containing protein, whose translation MTGHEKAWRMLSELNPDDVCKRAGASYNKTGSFYILKSFGMEFSINPKKEEIRPIEGHGERLLNGLGYFISHSFLWYLINSKDIPVSGRLVKPENLKGGQHFFRGTHHIPLETLTKNYETKKQAFIERGMELGGRAINMADASIELLPLPNVPVTLLLWIKDDEFPSRSTLLFDSTIEIHLPLDIIWSVAMMSVLAMVS comes from the coding sequence ATGACAGGACATGAAAAGGCATGGAGAATGCTTTCTGAGCTTAATCCCGATGATGTCTGCAAAAGGGCAGGTGCCTCTTACAATAAGACAGGGTCTTTTTACATACTAAAATCATTTGGCATGGAGTTTTCCATAAACCCTAAGAAGGAGGAGATAAGACCGATTGAGGGGCATGGAGAGAGACTTCTTAATGGGCTTGGATATTTCATAAGCCATTCCTTTCTATGGTATCTCATAAATTCAAAAGATATCCCTGTTTCAGGGAGGCTCGTAAAGCCCGAGAATCTAAAAGGAGGACAGCACTTTTTTAGGGGCACTCACCATATCCCGCTTGAAACTCTAACTAAAAATTATGAAACCAAAAAGCAGGCATTTATCGAAAGAGGCATGGAATTAGGCGGAAGGGCGATAAACATGGCTGATGCCTCCATAGAGCTTCTCCCACTTCCCAATGTGCCTGTTACACTGCTTCTCTGGATAAAAGACGATGAATTTCCTTCAAGGTCCACACTGCTTTTCGATTCCACGATAGAGATTCATCTTCCTTTGGATATCATATGGTCGGTGGCAATGATGAGTGTGCTTGCCATGGTTTCCTAA